AAATTCGTTTTTTCCGTATTAACGGACAGTAAGTCCCTATATCAAGAATTTATACGTAAATAAAAAGACTAAGCTTTAGGATCAATTGTCCGGAAATATCCGATTAGTTTACTAGCATTCCACGGTGATATATCCCCCACGGATTGAAGTTTCACTTTTTCCAAATCTATTTTAGCAATTTTTCTATGCAGATAATAGCATTATGAATTTTTGTTTTTCTATCCTCTTTATGTATAGATTTCCTGGATTTTCCGTATAATAATAAGAGTTAATACAGGTTTAGGGAGTGGACTTGATGAATCTGAAAAGCAGTTTTTTTGACAGGAGGGCAAAGGTACGTTTCATTCATGATGATTTTCACGCTGCAGAAAATCTCGCTGAGGAGTTACTCCTTAATATTTCCAGCGAAACAAGCCGCCCCATTGTGTTCATTTGTATTGGAACAGACCGTTCCACGGGAGATTCATTAGGTCCGCTGGTCGGAAGCCTGCTCGAGGAGAAGAACCTCCAATCATTTTTCGTATATGGAACATTAGACGAGCCTATTCATGCGATGAACCTTGCAGAAAAACTGAAGGAGATCCATACAAATCATGTTGATCCCTATATTATTGGAATTGATGCCTGTTTGGGACGGATCAAAAATGTCGGCGTCATTCAAGTCGGGCATGGGCCTGTCAAACCAGGCGCAGGAGTGAACAAGGAGCTTCCTGCCGTCGGTGACATACATATCACTGGAATCGTAAATGTCA
The DNA window shown above is from Neobacillus sp. WH10 and carries:
- the yyaC gene encoding spore protease YyaC, producing the protein MNLKSSFFDRRAKVRFIHDDFHAAENLAEELLLNISSETSRPIVFICIGTDRSTGDSLGPLVGSLLEEKNLQSFFVYGTLDEPIHAMNLAEKLKEIHTNHVDPYIIGIDACLGRIKNVGVIQVGHGPVKPGAGVNKELPAVGDIHITGIVNVSGFMEFFVLQNTRLNLVMKMAKTIAGGIYQASLLYPKQSLSELNWMEDEQTNKRANGN